The Gemmatimonadaceae bacterium DNA segment GCGGCCTTGACTTCATCACGTCTAATCAGGCTGGCAACGTCGTTCTGCACACGGACAACGGACGCCTCAACGTCTTCATCGAGAATCGCAAGTTTGCCGCCAAGTACGTTGACGTAGACTCGACTCCAAAAGACGCTCTCGGGCACTATTTCATCGGCAGTATTTCGGATAGATAGCTGGCCGGTTTTGCGCGCCGCCGCTTAACGAAGCTTGCTGCCGACGAGCGCAGGTGCGGTAGCGGTTGTGGGGCCTCGCCTTCATCTTCTGTAAGGTTTGGCGAGGCCCCACAACCGCATCTTTCTGTGAAGCGGCGGCCCGCGTCAAGCCCCAGGTGCGTTGACGCTGTTGCACGACTCAGTTGTGCCTGCGCTGCTCGAGGTGCTGCTCATCCTTCTGTTCGCGCTCGCTCGTGAGGCCCGAGGCCTCGGCGCATTGGGGTCTGCGAAGGAATGGTGGCGCCAACTATGGGGCGGCTCTCACCTGCGGCCATAAAATGCGTCGCGCTCACCACTCCCGATTCAGTCATCTCGATCCCACGCAGGTCCTGCCCTTACCCAGCGATCATGCGGCGGACGCCGGCACGGGCTGCGGCGTCCGCAGGTGGCCCGCGTCGTACGCCCGCTGGTCCCGCCACATCGCATAGAGGATGCCCGCGAGCCGCCGCGCCAGCGCGACCGCCGCGATCTTCGTGCCGCGGCGATGCAGGATGCGCTGCGCCCACGCCCGCAACACCGCGGTGTCGCTTGACTTGGAGCGGAGGATGCGCCACGCCGCCTCGACCAGGAGATAGCGCGCGCGCCGGTTGCCCGCCTTCGTGATGTGGCCGAGTCGCCGCTTCTCGCCCGAGCTCCGCTCCCCGGGCACCAACCCGAGGAAGGCCTCGAACTGGTGCGCCGACGGGAACCGGCCGATGTCATCCGCGATCGCGACGATGCCGCTGGACGTCACCGGCCCGACGGCGGGGGCCGTCTGCAGCAGCGCGACGATCGGGTCCGTCCGCCCGAGCGCCGCGATGCGCGCGTCGGCGGCCGCGATCTGCACGTTCAGCGGCGCGAGGATCGCGACCAGCGGCGCGAGCTCGGCCGCCAGCTCCGGCGAGAGCGGGAGCGCGGTGAGTCGTTCGACAAACCACGCGGCCGTGCTGTTCGGCACGCGCAGGCCGTCGCGGCGCACGAGGGCCTTGGCGAGCGCGATGCACCGCGTGCGCGTCCGGACGAGCGCCTCGCGCACGGCAAGCTCGGCCCGCACGTGCCGCCGCGCCGCCGAGACGCGGTGCGCCGGACGATAGGCGCCGAGCCGGAGCGCGTCAGCCAGGGTCCGCGCATCGCGCTTGTCCGTCTTCACCCGGCGGCTGCGCGTGGCGTACATCGGCGCGAAGTTCGGGTCGGCGACGACGACCGCATGCCCGAGGGACTCGAGGTGGCACGCGACCCACTCGCTCTCGGTCGACGCCTCGACGAGGATGCGTGCGGGCGGACGCGCGCCCAGCACCGCGGTGAAGCGGTCGCGGCTCGTGACGATGCGTCGTTCGGTGACGCCGCCCTGCCCGTCGAGGATGCAGAGCTGGCTCTCGCGCTTGTGGAGATCGATGCCTATCATATCCATGGCGGCTGGCCTCCGCAGTGTGCCCCGTCGCGAGACGGCGAGCACGGTAGATGGTATGGGGCAGAACCTTGCACCCGT contains these protein-coding regions:
- a CDS encoding IS110 family transposase, whose protein sequence is MIGIDLHKRESQLCILDGQGGVTERRIVTSRDRFTAVLGARPPARILVEASTESEWVACHLESLGHAVVVADPNFAPMYATRSRRVKTDKRDARTLADALRLGAYRPAHRVSAARRHVRAELAVREALVRTRTRCIALAKALVRRDGLRVPNSTAAWFVERLTALPLSPELAAELAPLVAILAPLNVQIAAADARIAALGRTDPIVALLQTAPAVGPVTSSGIVAIADDIGRFPSAHQFEAFLGLVPGERSSGEKRRLGHITKAGNRRARYLLVEAAWRILRSKSSDTAVLRAWAQRILHRRGTKIAAVALARRLAGILYAMWRDQRAYDAGHLRTPQPVPASAA